A stretch of the Nicotiana tabacum cultivar K326 chromosome 6, ASM71507v2, whole genome shotgun sequence genome encodes the following:
- the LOC107815872 gene encoding uncharacterized protein LOC107815872: MTWHKKIPFKWSFCLWRVIKNKLPTDDGVLSFCSPTVTRCVCCSFHTNETIDHLFSRGNFARIVWNKFEGPVGIQTEEFPLRLLLMRWWLLHNNNEVQKLILHYLPIIVCWNLWKNRYIAKYGAKSTSLTRVLFSINSDINMLLRANFLEVKWPLNWQELYPFIENLKHQTFSAQVVWSKPSHGYVKVNNDGSALTNRGRIGVGVIIRDHYSEFIHASAAPLGEGTNNFVKTEAALIGIQWCLNNGFTKVHLESNSALLIQWLTSGRNFPWSLKMKLHQLLDLCNLCESFKCSHTYREAKCPADSLSKLNHDLTTITEYHNASALPTHIRGLILQDYLSTPAFRHKRTRRILVPPHHARSSTSSHGYG, encoded by the coding sequence ATGACCTGGCATAAGAAGATCCCATTCAAGTGGTCATTTTGCCTATGGAGAGTCATCAAAAATAAGCTTCCTACTGATGATGGGGTGTTATCCTTCTGCAGCCCTACTGTGACCAGGTGTGTGTGCTGCTCTTTTCACACCAATGAAACTATTGACCATCTCTTCAGTAGGGGAAACTTTGCCAGAATAGTGTGGAATAAGTTTGAAGGTCCAGTTGGAATTCAGACTGAAGAATTTCCCCTCAGACTCCTTCTGATGAGGTGGTGGCTCTTACACAACAACAATGAAGTCCAAAAACTCATTCTACACTACCTACCTATCATAGTTTGTTGGAACCTATGGAAGAACAGGTATATTGCCAAGTATGGAGCAAAATCCACCTCTTTAACAAGAGTTTTGTTCTCTATTAATTCTGACATCAACATGTTGCTGAGAGCCAATTTTCTAGAAGTCAAGTGGCCTCTCAATTGGCAGGAACTCTACCCCTTCATTGAGAACCTAAAACACCAAACCTTCTCTGCTCAAGTAGTATGGAGTAAACCAAGCCATGGCTATGTGAAGGTCAACAATGATGGGAGTGCACTCACAAATCGAGGCAGGATTGGTGTAGGAGTGATCATCAGAGATCACTACTCTGAGTTCATTCATGCATCTGCAGCTCCTTTAGGGGAAGGGACCAACAACTTTGTAAAAACTGAAGCAGCTCTTATAGGAATCCAATGGTGCCTGAATAATGGATTCACTAAGGTCCATTTGGAATCAAACTCTGCACTCTTAATTCAGTGGCTAACCAGTGGTAGAAACTTCCCATGGTCTCTTAAGATGAAGTTACATCAGCTCCTTGATCTCTGCAACCTCTGTGAGAGTTTCAAATGCTCACATACCTACAGGGAAGCCAAATGTCCTGCAGACTCCTTGTCAAAACTCAATCATGATCTCACCACTATAACTGAGTATCACAATGCCTCTGCACTACCTACCCACATCAGAGGATTAATTCTGCAAGATTACCTGAGTACTCCTGCTTTCAGACACAAGAGAACCAGAAGGATTCTGGTTCCTCCACACCATGCAAGATCCTCTACTTCATCTCATGGTTATGGTTGA